DNA from Acidobacteriota bacterium:
TTGACCGTCCGGGGGACCGAGGGCACCGACGCGGAAGCACAGGTGAAGATTCACTGCGTCTCGAATGAGAAAGATAAGTGTCGAGATGCCGCTGCCAAGATCGGCCTCGCGTGGGTACGGGACGATCAGGTTCTGCGACTGCGGATCACCGGCACCTCGCGCCTATCCTCCCGCCACATCCACATCGAAAGCCGACTTGAGGCCCCCGCCAGCCTGCCACTGGAAATCGACGTCGGGGCAGGAGATGTGCACCTGGCCCAAACCACCTCCGACGTAGAAATCGATATCGGAGCCGGCGACGCTACTGCCCAGCTTTCCAAGTCGGCAATGCGCGTCGTGCGCTTGGATGTCAACGCCGGCGACGCCCAGCTGACGGCGGACGGTGCCACCGTCGAGGGCTCCGGCCTGGTGCACAAGGCGTTGAATTGGACCCAGGGAGAGGGAAAAGCCATCCTGGAGATCGATATCGGCTCAGGAGACGCTCGGGTCCGTCTCGATTGACTAGCTCAGCCGAGTCTTCCAACCAGGAAGAGCAGAGCCCAAGAGACTACGAAGACTTCTGAAGCGCTCCGTGGAGTTTCTCTCGGACGTCCCGCACCAGGTTCTCATCCTTGAGGTCGATTACCGGATTGGTGTCGTACTGCTCGAAGAAGAGGCTCGCCGCCGCTCCTTCTGGTACCTCTAGGGCCCTGCGCAGGCGCCGGTTCTCCGGTACGAAGCCTCGTTCCACCAAGCGCAAAAACGTCTGGCCGATGGTGCCCTGAAGACCGCAGATGAAAATCACCGCAGTGGCTGCATCAAATCCTCCCGGCGGCAACCCGAGGCGTGTCTCCATCTCCGCCAGCCTCTCAGGGAGGAAATAGTCCTCGACCCGCCCCTGATCCCCGGTCCAATCCGGCGCTTCCTTGGGCCGACTGACGGTGGAGAAATAGTGCAGCCCATGCTGGTCGCGCAGCTGGAAGAGCTCCTCGCGATACCCCAAGTCCGCAGGGTAGGAGGCACCGTGGAGCATGACGTATTGGGAGAGGTCCGCGGCCGGATTCCGAAGCACCTCGCTGCGCACGAACGAAAGGAATGGCGCCAGTCCGGTGCCGGCAGCAACCATCACCTTGATCCGCGGGTCTCCGTCGCCGATGGTGTCCTGGAGGGTAAATCGGCCGGTGATTCGGGTACCGCAAAAGAGTCGAGCCCCAGGCTTGAGCTTCCAGAGGAGATGGGTCAGTGGATTGTCCGACTCCGGATGGCTGACGAACCGA
Protein-coding regions in this window:
- a CDS encoding DUF4097 family beta strand repeat-containing protein produces the protein MLLSRLRSLSPTPLLILGLLAVAPPVLAAETEPIRTVDQSIPIEGVSSLHVILRIGDLTVRGTEGTDAEAQVKIHCVSNEKDKCRDAAAKIGLAWVRDDQVLRLRITGTSRLSSRHIHIESRLEAPASLPLEIDVGAGDVHLAQTTSDVEIDIGAGDATAQLSKSAMRVVRLDVNAGDAQLTADGATVEGSGLVHKALNWTQGEGKAILEIDIGSGDARVRLD
- a CDS encoding ferredoxin--NADP reductase — translated: MAPKELVYNATLVDRVDYTPSLSVFKVQLDPGLEPPAPRFLAGQYVVLGLNNEEVPELGSVRRPMSIVSAPEETGSLEFYIRFVSHPESDNPLTHLLWKLKPGARLFCGTRITGRFTLQDTIGDGDPRIKVMVAAGTGLAPFLSFVRSEVLRNPAADLSQYVMLHGASYPADLGYREELFQLRDQHGLHYFSTVSRPKEAPDWTGDQGRVEDYFLPERLAEMETRLGLPPGGFDAATAVIFICGLQGTIGQTFLRLVERGFVPENRRLRRALEVPEGAAASLFFEQYDTNPVIDLKDENLVRDVREKLHGALQKSS